The Campylobacter concisus genome includes a region encoding these proteins:
- a CDS encoding DEAD/DEAH box helicase — protein sequence MSRANTLKYFLLSQYLEPKTLDEPKKTNSKFKKSMDLEIANFDEKFMQILRAFDRSLLKNGIEISIYGGIFETDLLAIYISKLAKVKFEKEQILDELRSEQTSFEKAFCYKLKLSGDLVFCKNEQSFALKDVNLDDDLTPFFTPNSSDDLFISTAPWAMARLNHLKEISQSDFSKECERIKDKLSIYKEKMEFGKYIKLINDELKSALKTPFCNDFLRLEVKIINPNFKENDSLLNSFFIDDINLLIKFYESGRTHELTDQFLDEDSENKFERLDVRDEQNKRLVRDFFKAEEYPRSAFASDFALNFSQQIAVNNIIKKFKEKSGGIYSVNGAPGTGKTTLLKDVMAEIVTLRAMKLAQMSRHDIFTPVRDSSDKVLYFTLNKELQGYEMVVSSCNNGAVEILSKELSQLKSIGSYAGEIDYFKFIATRLFSADEKTNFDEKSFISKPAWGLFCIPLGSKQNKSNFVFNAINGVKIEKTHSQFEDISKEFKEFIEQDGFLMGLGKYLATGEGIDDYDEAKEKFNQALHEVNLLFSEIRIKEEELKSINSELINIDKRLDNYNSAKQIEELLKPLIDELDLSKNELEQKVAEANELTKLIGQNEILQEYLSTPIKPSFFIFQQILRTQAFEKYNNEAQKVSEINRQIAEQNLKASKQNSENKEKSEAKINELKVQISQLEEKILELNTKIDHLNKLNDDFIRRQKLIGRSEELDSFLNGSFNQSNEEMQKSMPFMMECDLDDKFHKTKLFNARIKLFKEALNLHKATIFACKEAVRTNLRALSVVFNDEKMAEKNGLEAKDRREIIKGLFLLTPVVSSTFASFNNSFKELLNGDIGLLLIDEAGQANLTNALGALLRSNMAVVVGDPLQLEPVVTLPPALNNAILRYCDAKDEFNLLKSSVQLRADKVQNIGTCIKGEGKSIWVGSPLIVHRRCANPMFKISNETTYDDMMILGRGSESKLSDSNIKTEWIDVSSDEWIGNYNKAEGMIVKELLDGKLAKLKDSVKIITPFKDVCKNLKGAGTIHTMQGKEADVVIFVLGGATKGARAWAASTPNLLNVALTRAKEVVYIVGNRENWSNLPYFEVAARKIDKGQI from the coding sequence TTGAGTAGGGCAAATACCTTAAAATACTTTTTATTATCACAATATTTAGAGCCAAAAACCTTAGACGAGCCAAAAAAGACAAATAGCAAATTTAAAAAATCAATGGACCTTGAGATCGCAAATTTCGATGAGAAATTTATGCAAATTTTAAGAGCATTTGACAGATCACTTTTAAAAAATGGTATAGAAATTTCAATTTATGGTGGTATTTTTGAGACTGACTTGCTTGCCATTTATATCTCAAAGCTGGCAAAGGTGAAATTTGAAAAAGAGCAAATTTTAGATGAGCTACGATCTGAGCAAACGAGCTTTGAAAAGGCATTTTGTTATAAGCTTAAACTCTCTGGCGACCTAGTATTTTGCAAAAATGAGCAAAGTTTTGCTTTAAAAGATGTAAATTTAGATGATGATTTAACTCCATTTTTTACACCAAACTCATCTGATGATCTTTTCATCTCAACAGCTCCTTGGGCAATGGCTCGTCTAAATCATCTAAAAGAGATAAGCCAAAGTGATTTTAGTAAAGAGTGTGAGCGCATAAAAGACAAGCTATCTATCTATAAAGAAAAAATGGAATTTGGCAAATATATAAAGCTTATAAACGATGAGCTAAAAAGTGCACTTAAAACACCATTTTGTAATGATTTCTTAAGGCTTGAAGTAAAGATCATAAATCCAAATTTTAAAGAAAATGATAGCCTTTTAAATAGCTTTTTTATAGATGATATAAATTTGCTTATAAAATTTTACGAGTCAGGTAGGACGCACGAGCTAACGGATCAGTTTTTGGACGAGGACAGTGAGAATAAATTCGAAAGACTTGATGTAAGAGATGAGCAAAATAAAAGGCTTGTTAGAGATTTTTTTAAAGCAGAAGAGTATCCAAGATCGGCCTTTGCTAGCGACTTTGCTTTAAATTTCTCGCAGCAAATTGCTGTTAATAACATCATTAAAAAATTTAAAGAAAAAAGTGGTGGGATTTATAGTGTAAATGGCGCTCCAGGCACTGGCAAAACAACGCTTTTAAAAGACGTAATGGCTGAAATTGTTACGCTTAGAGCGATGAAGCTCGCACAAATGAGCAGACATGATATCTTTACTCCAGTTCGAGATAGTAGCGATAAGGTGCTTTATTTTACTCTAAATAAAGAACTTCAGGGCTATGAGATGGTTGTTAGCTCTTGTAATAACGGTGCGGTTGAAATTTTAAGTAAAGAGCTTAGCCAACTAAAAAGCATCGGTAGTTATGCAGGTGAGATTGATTATTTTAAATTTATAGCTACAAGGCTTTTCTCGGCTGATGAAAAGACAAATTTTGACGAAAAATCTTTTATCTCAAAACCTGCATGGGGGCTTTTTTGCATACCTCTTGGCTCAAAGCAAAATAAGTCAAATTTTGTTTTTAACGCGATTAATGGTGTAAAGATCGAAAAAACGCATAGTCAATTTGAAGATATTTCAAAAGAATTTAAAGAATTTATAGAACAAGATGGCTTTTTAATGGGACTTGGCAAGTATTTGGCTACTGGCGAAGGAATTGATGATTATGACGAGGCAAAGGAGAAATTTAATCAAGCCCTACATGAAGTAAATCTACTTTTTAGTGAGATCAGGATCAAAGAAGAGGAGCTAAAAAGTATAAATAGTGAGCTTATAAATATCGATAAAAGACTTGATAACTATAATTCAGCAAAGCAAATAGAAGAGCTTTTAAAGCCACTAATAGATGAGCTAGATTTGAGCAAAAATGAGCTAGAACAAAAGGTGGCTGAAGCTAACGAGCTAACAAAGCTTATTGGTCAAAATGAAATTTTACAAGAGTATCTGAGTACGCCTATAAAGCCATCTTTTTTTATTTTCCAGCAAATTTTAAGGACGCAAGCTTTTGAAAAATATAACAATGAAGCGCAAAAAGTTAGTGAGATAAATCGCCAAATAGCTGAGCAAAATTTGAAAGCAAGTAAGCAAAATAGTGAAAATAAAGAGAAGAGTGAAGCAAAAATAAACGAACTAAAAGTTCAAATATCTCAGCTTGAAGAGAAAATTTTGGAACTTAACACCAAGATAGATCATCTCAATAAGCTTAATGATGACTTTATTAGACGTCAAAAATTAATTGGTAGAAGTGAAGAGCTTGATAGCTTTTTAAATGGTAGTTTTAATCAGAGTAATGAAGAAATGCAAAAGAGTATGCCATTTATGATGGAGTGTGATCTTGATGATAAATTTCATAAGACAAAGCTTTTTAACGCAAGAATCAAGCTTTTTAAAGAGGCACTTAATCTGCATAAGGCTACTATCTTTGCTTGCAAAGAAGCTGTTAGAACAAATTTACGAGCTCTTAGCGTTGTATTTAATGATGAAAAAATGGCTGAGAAAAATGGGCTTGAGGCCAAAGATAGGCGTGAGATAATAAAAGGATTGTTTCTACTAACGCCAGTTGTTAGTTCTACTTTTGCATCTTTTAATAATAGCTTTAAAGAGCTACTAAATGGCGATATAGGTTTGCTTTTAATAGATGAAGCAGGGCAGGCAAATTTAACTAACGCATTAGGTGCACTGCTTCGTTCAAACATGGCTGTTGTAGTTGGCGATCCACTTCAACTTGAGCCTGTTGTAACATTGCCACCAGCTTTAAATAACGCTATTTTACGCTACTGTGATGCAAAGGATGAGTTTAATCTACTAAAATCATCAGTTCAACTTCGAGCCGATAAAGTACAAAATATTGGTACATGTATAAAAGGAGAGGGTAAGTCCATTTGGGTTGGTTCGCCACTTATCGTTCATAGAAGGTGCGCTAACCCTATGTTTAAAATTTCAAACGAGACAACATATGATGATATGATGATACTTGGTAGAGGTAGTGAAAGTAAACTTAGTGATTCTAACATCAAAACAGAATGGATTGACGTTAGTAGTGATGAATGGATAGGTAATTATAATAAAGCCGAAGGTATGATCGTTAAAGAGCTTTTAGATGGTAAGTTAGCCAAGCTAAAAGATAGTGTTAAAATAATAACACCTTTTAAAGATGTTTGTAAAAATTTAAAAGGGGCTGGTACCATTCACACCATGCAAGGCAAAGAAGCTGATGTTGTTATCTTTGTTCTTGGCGGTGCCACAAAAGGCGCTAGAGCATGGGCTGCTAGTACGCCAAATTTACTAAATGTAGCACTAACAAGAGCAAAAGAGGTTGTTTATATAGTTGGCAACCGAGAAAATTGGTCTAATTTGCCATATTTTGAGGTAGCGGCTAGAAAAATAGATAAAGGACAGATTTGA